The genomic interval TCGAAAACTACAAGACACTCAGGAAGAACGTGATGAGAAGGAAAGGAGAGTTGAAGTAAGTCAAATTTCTCTGTTTTTGCCAAATTTTGGAACCTAACAACTGCATACTGTGTTGCCCCTGACAACGAATTAATATGACCTGGTTTGTGTATGGATGCgggtgtacatgtaaaaataagAGTTGAGAATGAAgttgtataatgaatatcatcatGTCATCACTACAAAGGTAGCtgtggtattagtaggatataCAACTCAGTGATTATGTCACTCATCGTGtatattctgtatgtatgtacatgcatttgaGAATTTTTATCTAGTAGTAGTGGCGATAAATTTGACCAATTGTTAGATTCGATGGTTTTAAAGACATTGTCaaaatttgatatcaaatatgATTTAATGAGTTAGaactaaaattcaaaattcctgtgattttttggtaaaatatacacaattattttgTAGAATATAACTTGTGTAAATAGAATGTGCTTTGTGAGGGTTCAATACAGACAGCATGCTAAGATGTAAGACAAATTGGATTCTGAGATTATCAACAGACTAGCTGCTAGGATGAAAGACAGTATTTTACCAAATCAAAAGATTTATACAAATGGTACAgtactgtatattttgtatgtaaatgttttataaaGCAGACAGACCTTGTGTATTGTGATTTATATTCATGTATCTCTCAATGGTTGTCTGCCTCCATAAACACTCAgcctctgtaaaaaaaaaaatccagtgTGGTCTATCCTTTACAAGTTGTTATGTAGTTTTAGTCAAAACGTCTACCCTTTGTCAGATGTTGTGTACTTAAGTCAAATAATCTACCTATGTTGAACTGTAATGACCCATACCGCCAGGTGGAAGTCCAAGAAAAACAGCTGCATACAATACATAGAGTATcacatgatgtacatttgtacatgtatttcttattTCTGCTATGCCATTGATATTTACAGTTTTTGGTTGGTAGATGTACATTTCGACTACAGAGGTTGTTTTATCGATTCTTGCATCCAAAATATTTAATTGATTCTCTACAACTGTTAGTTCAGAGACctttaattaatttgaaatgtggATGTCATTATATGTTCACAGGAGTAATTATCATGATTACAATAAATGTTGGTTAGATGTGTGACCACAGAGCCTCtctaaaatgacaatattatagTCTGAAGTCGGTGAAATAACCTTCCAGACTACATTATTTGATATCGTCAAGGATTTATTGCacaaattaatttcaatatgCTGATCCTGAATATATAGAACACAGATTCATGAATATTTGGATCGGTGCCAATAAAATTCTATAATTGTTAATCTGTTGCTAAATATGTGAACAAAGTATCCATAGGGAAACCATCAGCTGTGGACTTGTCCTTGTCTATCTATTCAAATAGCTGAAATCTGGCTTTGTCAGCTAATAATAAAACTGATGGGAACACAGAATGTGTAACATGTTTCCACACAACCCTAGAGAATTACAGCTATTAATGTACGCTATCAATGCTCTATGGATGGATGTTGCCATGGTGGCTGTTTTATCTGTATGACATACACAAatgaatatagtatataataataatagcatTTGATCACATTGTGTGCAGTTCCCATCAGTAAAGATTTAgtgtaataacttattaaacTTGTCTtgtatgaaaaaatgaaatatgttataaaaaggggattttaatttttatgattGACATACGTTGAATATATGCTGAGATGATATAAATACACAATGAATGACATTTTGACTGGTGACACAGTCTCTATGTGTAccaaatattgataatttcataaaaaatttACAACTTTTCTAATACAGTATTTCTGTCAGTTTTTTAGATGAATATgttataattaattaatgtttatatatttctaagcaaatatacattaaattaaatattcatatgttTACAAATTTGTAACCTGATCTAGTGCTGTAAAAAGCTTGTGTGTTTATTGTAATTTGAGATCTAGATTCTATACAAAATACTGACAGGTTATGTAGAatttaagaaaaataatatattatacagtgaacacaatacaataataatatcCACTCATTTCCCTATCCAATATTATGATTGTTGAAGTGTAACAAGACATGTGTTGACATTGTCATAAATTGTGTTGATTTAACTTAATTTGTCATTGACAACAATGATCAGTAACATGAGATAGtgaccaaaaaaaaaccatgtttCTATGTAAAGTCATATTTATGAGTTTAATATGCTGTAATTTTTGTTGATTGTATATGCCATAACTAGCACAGTAATGTGAAAAAGTACAATACTTATTAGTCTCTCTGTAAACTAAGACATCTTTATGTGTTTCAAGCCATGAAATAGACAACCAGCATTTTTAACAAAAGGTCACCCAAGTTTGGCATTCTGCCTTTGCATATCATTTTGCTATTGTCATCTACTTTATAATGGCTTATTTTGTGCTGAGACAGCAGAAGGTTGTTGTGACTTTAACAATGGCGTCACACTGGTTTACAAGAGATTACCTGTAAGCCTTATTAGGAATGGTATCTGTTACTGTGACATGTTACACTGCTACATTTGTATCTGACaaccctccctccctctcctcCTTCACATAGACACACCCACCACTAAAATATCGATAACCTGTCACCTCCTTATAAGATAGACATCAGTGCAAGAACCAAGGATCAAAACATTGGGCTTTacacaatttgacaaaattttgaaTCCATACATGAATGTTGTAATAAATACAAAGGACAAATGTATAATGATGAAAACCTAAAGGTGGACTGTGTCATGTTGTTATGTCTTCTTAGTAATAGTATTAATAATACTGTACTTTTTTaatccatacatgtatgtagttgaaaatacaaaattataattaAGTATATGTACTTTTGCACTTGATAgtatgctataaacgattgtggtatatatatatgtagaaaatgctttactttgatgttatgggttgtaatggcttatgttattaatattactttCCTTTCTACAGGAATTGGAAAAGTATGTTGAAAACTTGAAGAAAAACCACAGAGTAGAAGTAATTGAATTGAAGAGTAGAGCCAGGGAAATGGAACATAAATTATCACATCTTGATCATGaacatgaaaaaatgaaaattacactCAAGGTAAGAAAAGAGAATCTATCAATTGTGTGTACTCATTAACCAGTAGCAAAGAGTAGTCATATATTAAATTGGAAAGTTCCTGCGTTGCATAATAATTGGAGTTTGGGACACCACAAATTATATTTGATAGGTGTACATTATATGGCTGGAAATTTGAACAGATTGTACCCTAGAATTTCATGCCAGAGTATATCACTTTTACCTACCTACCACTTGGTACCAAAATACTGATAAAGGTACATCAGTGTGCTCTCCAGTGAGAGCCAAATTTTGCTGttctgggtcaaaatgataaaaactggcatttcttgtgagtcacaacatacatgtagtaagagataggagaacatcaaattttcatctgtcactagaaattgtgtgcgtcagtggtgtgtcaaattggcctATAGGGCACACTGaggtacatacatttttgtactgaTTTTAAAGGCTGTGGTTAAATGTTTAATTTtgagtgtacatttgtatgtacatttctaGTAAAATAATTATCTAGATTAATTGTTAAGATGTTGACATTCATGAAAAGTTTCAATCTTCACAGCTAGCTTGTTGGCAGAGTGACTTGAAAATCTGAAATTCATCTATGAAGAGTTTCTCTGCATTCAAATCTTTTATTGTAAAGTTTGAATCAATTTAGAACATCTAGAAATAAtctataatatttatttctctgtaggaaaaagaaaaagaacttGATATTAGAAATATTTACAGCCACCGTATTGTAAGAGCACCTACAAAACTCAGCAATGTCAGTACAACACCTCTTCCAAGCTCTCGTAAAGTCAAAACTGCCAACAAAGCAGTCCAAGTCGTTGACCTATCAGAAAAACCCACCTCTGTCCGAGACAGTCTAGAATTTGTCGAAGAAGAAGAATCACCTCGGGAGACATCAAAAGATGATAGCTTTGACAGGGAATTAGAGAGGGAAAAGGAAAGAGAGAGGGAAAGACAGAGGCAAGAGGAAGATAGGAGGAGACTAGAAGAAGATGATGCAGCTCGACGACAACGAGCGGAAGATATGAGGGTTCTAATGGATTTGGATGTTGGAATTGGAAACAAGGAAACGGAAGACGAGAAACGGAAACGAGAAGAAGCAGAAAGACTGGAAAAGGTAAGATTTAATTCCAGCTAAAATAAACACTGgaagaggttgaaataaaaagtgACATAATGAGGTATAATGGTTTATTCTGTAGAATTTGTCACTATTGTATTGTACCAAAAGTAGtcaatgaaagaaaaaaacaatctgtattattgtatataagtgttcaaacaaattatatagaatttaTACCTAGGTTAGTGTATGTCATGATATGCTAATCCTTCTACTTCATGACAGTGTTTGTCAGCGCTATGTCATTGTTCTGTGGTTCTAAACATATGGGTTAAAAAAATTCATACCAAcaattatttttcacaaatttttcataattgggcaaaatattgttttcatcttCTCTTCTATCATGGTGTGTACACCAGGTTTGGCaaaaagtaatttgcatattatttcatttgtatcATGATCATCTGTATATTGTAAGTTCAAGATGTTACATTAAACAGCTGGAATCTTATGAACATgggtatgtacgtacatgttgCAATGGTCATCTAGGGAAACCAATTATTTGAAGAttgtctgtctgcctggtaCCATTACCACCAGGGGAAATTATTTGCATACTATCTTTGGCATACATGCAACAATCTGATTGGTAATTGccgtattgttttgttttgtagccCCCTGAAAGACTGAAAAGCAGTAGACATAAAAGAGGATCATTTTTATATACCTTGGTAATTTTTTATTGCATGAAAGAATTTTCGTTTTTTTTCCATCAATTTTTATCAACTAATTTGACtattctgttttgtttgtttttattttactttactaGTTTGGAGTTCAAAAATGTTCTACTAATTTTGAACGTCGAGTGATAATTACTATGCCTTCTAATTGTATTTGTCCTTTGCCATTTTGTTAACTTTGAAGTGACCGTTGCAGTGTTTGGTTTAGTTATAAGCATGGTAATGTCCCTCTCTCTAATGTAGTTTTTATCATCTTCATTTTTCCaggaaaagaaaaaacaacaacgggATAGGGAAGAAAAGGAAAGAAGGGCCAGGGAGGAACAAGAAAGAAAGGAAAGGGAAGAACGAGAGAAGAGGGAACAAGAGGAAGCTGGTAAGTTGTATAACAATGAATGTGACCATGTGATCTCTGAGAGTAATGTGATCACTGACTAATCACCTGACCTGTGACAGTAATCATGTGATCTATGACAACAATCATGTGACCTATTTACAATGATCTCATCTTTGTCAATAATCATAATCTTTACTGTAACTATATGATCTTTGAGAGTAATCATGTGATTTATGactaatcatacatgtatcttgacTGCAATCATGATCTATGACAGTAATCAATCATGTGATATCTTAATATAATCATGTGATCTTTGACAATAATCATGTGATCTTCGacattaatacatttgtaatgtgATGATCGAAAGTTGGAAGTATCCGTGATCTTAGCCAGCAATCATTTTGATGGAAATTACGACTATGTTATAAAAGTAGTGTAACTCTTGCTATTGACTCCTTTCCTTGATGTCTTTCATACTACACTTTACAGTACTGTCTACCTGTCTCAATATATATGTAGCACCCTGACTATTACAAAGGGTCTTCTTTCCACTATATAATTGATTAAGTcacatgtcagtagtctgaACTTAGAAGGTATCACCTGGGTCTACTCAACCTATTCATGTCATAGGATTATGTCTTGTTAAAGGATAACTATCCTACTTCATGCTGTAGCTACTGTGTAATATTATGGGTTTGATGAGAAGAAAATCTTCAGACTCACTTTTAAGGGGCACTCAAAGTACATTAGAAAATACCTATTGCTGTTAACTGTTCTATCTCTGTGGTTAGGTTTCTAAGCCTTATGAGTTAACTCTGGAAATATCTCTTGCACTTGCATGTCTCTGGcattgtattgtcacatgtgaCATGTCTCTGGcattgtattgtcacatgtgaCATGTCTCTGGcattgtattgtcacatgtgaCATGTCTCTGGcattgtattgtcacatgtgaCATGTCTCTGGcattgtattgtcacatgtgaCATGTCTCTGGcattgtattgtcacatgtgaCATGTCTCTGGcattgtattgtcacatgtgaCATGTCTCTGGcattgtattgtcacatgtgaCATGTCTCTGGcattgtattgtcacatgtgaCATGTCTCTAGCATTGTATTGTCACTGGCTAGGTTTCTAAGCTGTATGTAACATGAGTTAACTTTGGAAATATCTCTTTGCACTTGCATGTCTCTGGCATTGTGTTAACAAAGTTTTTTAACCGTAAATTTTTAGATCAAATTAATGATGTTAAAATGATGGATGTCAGACATCATATTACAAAAAacaataaatgatttttttttttaatttatcacaTACATGATCACTAATCAAAAGGCTTATTGCTTCAGCTTAATTTCTACCTTtcattacaatgtataaagtatttgcGGTGTGGGTGCAAAGGTTGTATATTCATATGTTTGATTCTCTCTCATACAACACAAGACTGTGTGAGCATACATAACTGGTAGTCATAGTAACAACAGAGGTCAAGTAGTCCTGAAAGGTCACCAAACACTGCACAGCTACTTTAATACAATCAGTTGTCAGACATAAAGTCGTTATGattgatatgaaatattgaaatggaGGAAATTCAATTTATAGTCCTTTGTGTAATAATATATGACTAATATGTAGTATTTATAAAGTCTCTGTTTATCAAACACTGTAATATGCTACATCAAGTTTTGTACCATGAAACCTTACAAAGATTGTTTTCAGTTTATGACGTGTTTTAAACCAGCACTGACTTCAATCTGTGCAATTTTACTTTGAAAGGTCCTTGTCAATGACATTGTACAATTTTGGTTAACTTGAAatactgaaaaattaaaaaaaattaaaaaatatttgactTAAATTAAACATGTTTCTAAACAAATAACATAAACCTGAATTACCTCACActattaatgataaaataacatgACACCAAAAGTCATTAAAAAATCTTTTATTAATGTTTAAAGTGAAACAAGGTAGTAAAGAATAACATTTTTCCTTCTTTGGTGTCTAgaattattgtatgtatattaaaTCTGTTACCATCACAAATGGTAGAAAATTAATATGGTTATATTCAAATGGGAGGTAAAActaaactgaaataaaaatttGGATTGTTTCTTAGTAacttatattgtatatgtattatagttGCAtgctgtattttaataattatgttttcttattttcttcttcctcttcctgcATGCCTGTTAGGTTCCAAACCATCCTTGCTTGGCAATTTAAGTAATAGTCCAACGACTAAGAACAAAGCCCCACCTCAAACTAGTAGACGAAATCAATTGAACACAGACTATGTACCAACTTTTAAATCTTTGTCTTCTGGCTCCAAGCCATCACAACCTACAACAGTCACTTTCCAATCACCTTTATCGTCTTCTCAACCAAAAGACTCAGAGACAGTGTCAGGCATGAAAGACAATGCACCTCTAGGTACGGTTCCTGAAACCACTGCTACCACTAAGTCAGAACGAGGCAAAGATGAAATTGCTGATTTCATATTTGGGACAGCCAAGCATGATACTGGTCAAAGTAGGATAGCAGGAACCAGTACTAAACACAGCATTGGTGAGAGTTTTGCTTCTGCTAAGCCTGTGCATGAGCATGAATCAGAAAAGGGGATAAATTCATCTGAGGGTAAATGCTGCTAATTTGGCTAAAATAACAGTAATGCAGTGTGTCGTAGTTACTAACATTTCACAGCTAGCTATCCACATCATTTGCTTTTTGCAAAATGTTTTCCTTTCACCCCATTTTCCTATGGAAATGGTTGAACCCTATGGTTATTTATATTGGACTCTTCCATTTTGCAAGGAAAACAGGGTTAATGTGTAATGTTTGCTATTTTTGCAAAAAGTATTCCTTTCACTCCCATTTTCATTATGGAATGATTCAATTCTAtaattaaaatttacatgtaactattCCATTTTACAGGGTGAAGGGGTGTGATAAGTTATATACCTACATTAATTGCATGCTGTGGTGTGCTGAGTTCATGTTTTTTCCAGTTTTATGACTTCCTCTTTGAGTGTTGCTGTGGTTTGAAGTGTTTTTCAGCCATGCATTGATTTCTAGTCTCCCTCAATTCAACCAATGATTGATAAGAAATGACatcccaaccttagcaaaaggTGCATGACccttaacctttaacctttaaccttaaCTCGTAACCTCAGTACTGATGATTGGAAAAGGTTTTAGAAATGTCTCCCGGCCTTTTCAAAAGGTGTATGACCCTTAACCTCTGACGTCAACCTGTAACCCCTCCATACTGTTGATTGAAAGAGTTAGTGAATGTTTATCACCAGTTTCAGTAGTACCCTGTGTCATGTAGTATTAGTTCAGTATTTCTGTTGACATATAAACTATCGGTAAAATTGCATGTTGCATACCCTGTATGATTTACAGtgttcccaccaaaattatggtgtCTGTAAAGTAAACTGTGTAAAATGATACCAGATATCATCCTTTCTGtcaccacagacaactaacaaggCTCCAGTGTCACTAGGTGACAAcagatatgaaataaatatgacaaagaAAGACAATGTAAAATTCATGTATCTGTAAGATTACACTCCTTACAACATCTCAAATGTCACAAGACATCCATTTTGTGTTTCATTATTCATAACATATCAGTTAGCCCTAaggtcaaaccatagaccctccacccagggtctatggtcaaacaaatctAAAAAATTATCAACTGTTCAAATTTTACCTATTTTatggtactaccaaaccagagaaaCTGTAGCGTTTCAGTGAGATGGCATGATGTGTTTTTTATGTCTCACACAaggttttttgttacaaaattactCAAAAGGAAATGCAGACACTGAAGGCagtacacatataaaaaaaatgatacattttaccTCACTGTGAACAAAAATTAACATCACTGTCAGACAAGACAAGGAGTATTCTGTAAATATTGTTTGCTTTTGCTTGAGTGATGTTAAAATTTGTAACTTACTTGTAAAAATATGGTGTAGATTATTAAGTtatatttgtcaatttataTTCTTTAAAAATGATTGTGACTTTTGGTGtttacaattttgttattttagaaAAGAGAGAAAGGGAAAGAAAAGAACAAGAGGAGAGGGAAAGAGCTACCCAGGAAGAGACAGAAAAACTTGACGAAGAACGTCGTAAAAAGGACCTACTCCTTGCCAAAATGAAGGAAATAGATTCAGGAAAGAATCCTACACCAGATTCCCCCAAATCACACAAACAGTATAATTTCACGGATGCAATCTCAAACATGCACAACGGTTTACCATCTCATCCATCTGAAGAAAGGCATTCTGGGAAGAAGAGAACGAAGGACAAGGAAGATGAAATAGAGTTTGGTAGCTATGCTCCATCTTTTGGGAGACGAGGTCCTGAAAAATCTAAACCGAAAGCTGATTGGTTAGTGTTCAATCcagatgatgacaatgataacaAGAATGTGATTGGATCAGGAGAAGGTGGAGATCAGAACAATAAAAAGAAACCAGATCTTGGTGATAACATCTTTACCGCGGCAACCAAAGCTAAACCTGTCAGCGACAAAGATGCATATCCATGGGAAAAGGAAGTCAGTGTGACGTCACAACCAAGGGCTGGGAGAAGAGCTACTACAAATAACTTTTTCAGTGATGAGGATGATGGTAATGATGATAAATTGTTACCAAGGCGACCACGTGatacaaatactgtgtttacaTCATCAAAACCAACCGTTAATGCTattgatgattttgatgatgatattgaaGAAGTCATTCTGTAATCATTTGATCACAACACAAAACGAATACATTATTCTGTAATTACTTCGTATTTTACCACAACACAGGACTATAAGTTTCAAATTACAACTCAACATGTACCAGtatatcacaaaatattgaTCACTGAATAACTAATTTTTTGGTGAAATCACCGACACTCCAGGGTCTGTGGTGAAACTTAACATCAGAATATACCcattatttgtattctgattttaacaaaatatgtgatttttgtaataaaatgaaagttttaaatcattttatgcTAAATTATGATTGAAGAGTCTATATTATAAAAATAGTATCTAAAATGAAGGTGGAAATCTGAAAAAGCttgaaattgtaaataatttttacaaaacattttggcgggaaaaaaaATGGTGAAATGTGCAACCTAGTTGTTGAATCATGAATCACAAAGGCTGTCATTGCATTGATGTTATATCACTAGACAACATACAAACTACAACTGAAATGCTTGCTTACTTGACTAATTATTGGCTGTATTTTTATATGCATAGTACTTGTTTGTAGCCATTTTACAAAGTATGGACAAATAAATGTACTTTAGCTACAAAGGTAGAATTTTTTTTGACTGTTAGAAATTAGGAACTCAAGTTGTGTTTGACAAGGTGATAGGTCAAATGTTACTCAGGAGTGAGAGAATTTTTACAAAAGCTAACAATCACAGGCTGTTCACAACAGATGGCTGAATGAATTACTATTACATAATTATgccttatgggggggggggacttatTTGAGATGTAAATATTCCAAATCATCATCCTTATTTGGAGTGAATCAGATTGTtattcacctttgaccttagcGTGGGAACTACATAGGCTAGTGTCAATGTTGAAGTAGTATACCACCCCACCCCGTAAAAAATGAGACTGAAAAATTTCTTGTATATGCATAATTACAAAGCAAAATCAAATAAGATCTGAAGGAGAAAGAGGGAGGAAAGATCAACAACCAAATTTAAGAATAACGGCAACATTTTCTCCAAATCATTCACATTTGAATTGTCATTGGTGATTGGCAAACTATGTCTCAAATTTACATTGGAACATAGACTAAACTTGGCAACAAGATGTGAAGTGAATAATACAAGGGACTAGGCACAAACTGTCAAAAGTTTTataatgtttatgaaaacaagTTCCTTAGGTGCATGCTTCCCTGGCTATATCGTTTAAAGTaaattagtatttatttctaaaatgaATTGTCAAACAGAAATtagtaaaaattgtaaaatttattttatgatCCTCTAATTCTTGTCCTCTTGCTGAACTTGATGAAGAACAATAGAGTGTAAATACAAGAACACAGAGGGgtttattttttctttacaaattgTGTGTTTGACATCCAACATTTGTGATTTCAAAGTTTTAATGACTGTAGAAATCACCTAATGCACAGTGTGGATGAGTCtaattagtattcatttatgctaattagatATAGAAATTTAAAGGAATCATGTACTGTGAATGTAAACTAATCATTCAATTGGCCTTGTATTGTGCACTATATGGTAGAAAAGATTTCTTTATTACAGTTGAAAACCAATGTAAACCAAAGCTCTATAttctatacatgtgtgtgtgtgtgctagaGATATCTATATTGTGTGTGCCAAAGTGTGCCATCTaaaccaatttgatgtgccactgacacacaaaatttctagtgatgcacacaaatttggtgttccctatctTTTACTGTGTggtgatgactcacaagaaatatcagtttttatcattttaacccataacaacaaaatttggctatcaatAGAGGGCATACTGATGTGCCATTTTATCTTGAG from Glandiceps talaboti chromosome 3, keGlaTala1.1, whole genome shotgun sequence carries:
- the LOC144432536 gene encoding uncharacterized protein LOC144432536, with protein sequence MTSKYNDDADSFFDPEPAPLKGDYDRGDTPPRNKHRDSPTGSSDSLTHSKTDNSATKSDRKMSHRNRDRHDDSYSRRHSGYSDSRSYSKSYESYSDDDFESESEYDKRSPRKFASSSKTKTMRRTYSGSSSTYSTSSAYGRSNAQYRPRNKGSPKKGGKGRSQSQGSKMSPREPDVVAKRMLSARLHSINRLRNELGELQREYEEVVRENKLLHSLQRKQERAIDRYEGQQNDLGDLLSRHNNEVEHLQKRVQKYKHENLDKERRLRDQNDELMKTQNALKRMKAIVKERNLLERDELSRKLQDTQEERDEKERRVEELEKYVENLKKNHRVEVIELKSRAREMEHKLSHLDHEHEKMKITLKEKEKELDIRNIYSHRIVRAPTKLSNVSTTPLPSSRKVKTANKAVQVVDLSEKPTSVRDSLEFVEEEESPRETSKDDSFDRELEREKERERERQRQEEDRRRLEEDDAARRQRAEDMRVLMDLDVGIGNKETEDEKRKREEAERLEKEKKKQQRDREEKERRAREEQERKEREEREKREQEEAEKRERERKEQEERERATQEETEKLDEERRKKDLLLAKMKEIDSGKNPTPDSPKSHKQYNFTDAISNMHNGLPSHPSEERHSGKKRTKDKEDEIEFGSYAPSFGRRGPEKSKPKADWLVFNPDDDNDNKNVIGSGEGGDQNNKKKPDLGDNIFTAATKAKPVSDKDAYPWEKEVSVTSQPRAGRRATTNNFFSDEDDGNDDKLLPRRPRDTNTVFTSSKPTVNAIDDFDDDIEEVIL